In a genomic window of Pontibacter liquoris:
- a CDS encoding response regulator: MNSVRKVLIIDDDEINNFVCESIIRSHRFAEEVVSFERAEDALSFLKRSAQLKAEAFPDLIFLDINMPGMDGWNFLDEYRELPEPLTKHCSLFMLSSAVDRKDVQYARSHQDVKEFFSKPLSPEILDLIKEEYIN, translated from the coding sequence ATGAACTCGGTACGGAAAGTGTTGATCATTGATGATGATGAAATTAACAATTTTGTGTGTGAAAGCATAATCCGAAGCCATCGGTTTGCAGAAGAAGTCGTTAGCTTTGAGCGGGCGGAAGATGCCCTGTCTTTTCTTAAACGCTCGGCTCAACTTAAAGCGGAGGCCTTTCCGGATTTGATCTTTTTGGATATCAATATGCCGGGGATGGATGGCTGGAATTTTCTGGACGAATACCGCGAACTGCCGGAGCCCCTTACCAAGCATTGCAGCCTTTTCATGCTTTCCTCTGCCGTAGACCGCAAGGATGTCCAATATGCCCGGAGCCATCAGGATGTGAAGGAATTTTTCTCCAAGCCTCTCTCGCCCGAAATCCTTGATCTCATCAAAGAAGAATACATAAACTAA
- a CDS encoding PAS domain S-box protein has translation MKKQEATRGLKRTMRYLGISFIGLAVVLVVVCVCSYIQAMQVQQKYSSMLSRTYERQELVNDLLRNKERARSMLRTYALVQGAAARDSIEQQLLAVQQADKQAIAKLDKLVHTNSARALLRHIAKDQADYFRQADSVQALIDLHQLQAAQDYKTRVLAPNYILYQNRVIHLNEAITTSLKKEAGGFIAEYSFLRNGYALVLLFGLAAAVSAALILKKIFRRLHQENSLIRVEMQERKQLQNALLESQQRFRSLFNNNPVPMWVYDQQTLRFLEVNEAAMQEYGYTREEFMQLTLFDIRPAEERNALQHLLQVRHKTEERGPLEYTHRRKDGTSFLVELQSHALPPQGAHIPRLVVALNIHEREQAIEKLRRSEQQLREVSSSIPGAVYQLQISADRTISFPFVSEGSYKLLGIPAAAAYTHPKDVFSQLHPDDRKELNATLMQSYQELTPWIHEFRIWHADKQKYVWIRGHSLPSVQKNGTVSWNGTLINITEQKEAQEQLLRSEANLRALLNSSPQAIFLLDKDLRVLTFNAVAAADVKRYLLRTLTQDSNLLDLIDPSLVAQVRENHSKALQGQEVMYETGSGNHWHEVVFKPVLGSDNSILAVALTLLDISEKRRAVEIIKSSQLQLARAQQLAHLGHWEYDLQKETLAWSDSVYSIFRVKKETFSPSIPNLLQFIPDSERTQVTTQIMQSLQNKTGIALEHKVVLADGAERFLYQIGEVVTDEDGTPVKLSGAVQDITERVWAAREVTVAKNLLQSTLENIPEIIFSTDARLAITYISPQCREITGYAEEELLHQNASWLDTLQLENKEDMLHTLLPNLKQGLRQQHAIRIRTKAGQVRWLELRLSPMLDESGNLLRIDGSATDITLFKAEEAQRNELTEQLIKQNQNLQQFTYIVSHNLRAPIANILGLTSIYNYAQPNALMNRRVVDNLAKSAQLLDTTIRDLNEILTVRSQLQQVVEEVSLEQVLKAVLESMPQEKNDAIITYNFEAAPKVLAIRSYVQSIITNLITNAFKYKSPHRKLHLTLSTSQFPDYICLSVSDNGLGLDLATIKDKLFGLYKRFHPQIEGKGLGLHLVKTQAELLNGKVEVESQVGIGTTFNIYFRR, from the coding sequence ATGAAGAAGCAAGAAGCTACCAGAGGTCTGAAGCGAACAATGCGCTACCTGGGGATCTCCTTTATTGGGCTGGCAGTTGTGCTGGTTGTGGTATGTGTGTGTTCCTATATACAGGCAATGCAGGTGCAGCAGAAGTATAGCAGCATGCTGTCGCGCACGTATGAGCGCCAGGAACTGGTCAATGACCTGCTCCGCAACAAAGAGCGGGCCCGAAGCATGCTGCGGACGTATGCGCTTGTGCAAGGGGCTGCTGCCCGGGATAGTATAGAGCAGCAGCTTTTAGCCGTGCAACAAGCCGATAAACAGGCCATTGCCAAACTAGACAAGCTGGTTCACACCAACAGCGCCCGGGCGCTGCTCCGGCATATTGCCAAAGACCAGGCAGATTATTTCAGGCAGGCAGACAGTGTGCAGGCTCTGATAGATCTGCACCAGTTGCAAGCGGCACAGGACTATAAAACAAGGGTGCTGGCACCAAACTATATTCTTTACCAGAACCGAGTTATCCACCTGAACGAGGCAATAACTACCTCGTTAAAGAAAGAAGCCGGCGGATTTATTGCTGAATATTCTTTTTTACGAAATGGCTATGCCCTGGTGCTGCTGTTTGGTCTGGCAGCTGCAGTTAGTGCAGCGCTTATACTTAAGAAAATCTTCCGGCGCCTGCACCAGGAAAATAGCCTTATCAGGGTTGAAATGCAGGAACGGAAACAGCTGCAGAATGCTTTGCTCGAAAGCCAGCAGCGGTTTAGGAGCCTTTTTAACAACAACCCCGTGCCCATGTGGGTGTACGACCAGCAGACGCTTCGTTTTCTGGAAGTGAACGAAGCAGCCATGCAGGAGTATGGCTATACCCGGGAGGAATTCATGCAGCTGACCCTGTTCGATATCAGGCCCGCAGAAGAGCGGAATGCCCTACAGCACCTACTACAAGTACGCCATAAAACAGAAGAAAGAGGCCCGCTGGAGTATACGCACAGGCGAAAAGATGGCACCAGCTTTCTGGTGGAACTTCAGTCGCATGCGTTGCCACCGCAGGGCGCACACATCCCCCGTCTGGTGGTAGCCCTGAATATACATGAGCGGGAGCAGGCCATTGAAAAGCTTAGACGGAGCGAACAGCAACTACGTGAAGTCAGCTCCAGCATTCCGGGGGCGGTCTATCAGTTGCAGATCAGCGCTGACCGGACCATCAGTTTTCCATTTGTGAGCGAAGGCAGCTATAAACTGCTGGGCATCCCGGCTGCGGCCGCCTATACCCACCCAAAAGATGTGTTCTCGCAGTTGCACCCCGACGACCGGAAAGAGCTGAATGCCACGCTTATGCAATCCTATCAGGAGCTGACGCCCTGGATACACGAATTCCGGATATGGCATGCCGATAAACAAAAGTATGTCTGGATCAGGGGCCATAGCCTGCCTTCTGTCCAGAAAAATGGCACGGTATCCTGGAATGGCACCCTGATCAATATAACAGAACAGAAAGAGGCCCAGGAACAACTGCTGCGCAGCGAAGCTAACCTGCGGGCGCTCCTCAACAGTTCGCCACAAGCTATCTTTCTGCTGGATAAGGACCTGCGTGTGCTGACGTTTAATGCTGTAGCTGCGGCCGATGTGAAGCGCTACCTGCTGAGAACACTGACGCAGGACAGTAATTTGCTTGACCTGATCGATCCCTCGCTTGTAGCACAGGTCAGGGAAAACCACAGCAAAGCTTTGCAAGGGCAGGAAGTAATGTATGAGACGGGCTCTGGAAATCACTGGCACGAGGTGGTCTTTAAGCCGGTGCTGGGATCCGACAACAGCATACTGGCCGTCGCCCTGACCCTGCTGGACATATCCGAGAAGCGCAGAGCGGTGGAGATCATCAAAAGCAGCCAGCTGCAACTGGCCCGTGCCCAGCAACTGGCACATCTGGGCCATTGGGAATACGATCTGCAGAAAGAAACCCTGGCCTGGTCAGACAGCGTTTATTCGATATTCCGGGTTAAAAAAGAAACGTTCTCTCCTTCGATCCCGAACCTGCTGCAGTTTATACCTGACAGCGAACGTACGCAGGTAACCACCCAGATCATGCAATCCCTGCAAAACAAAACAGGCATCGCGCTGGAGCATAAAGTGGTCCTTGCGGATGGCGCCGAGCGCTTTCTATACCAGATCGGGGAAGTAGTAACGGATGAAGATGGCACGCCCGTGAAGCTATCGGGTGCCGTGCAGGATATTACAGAGCGCGTATGGGCGGCGCGCGAGGTAACAGTTGCCAAAAATCTGCTGCAATCTACCCTGGAAAATATACCGGAGATCATTTTCTCGACAGATGCCCGTCTGGCTATTACATACATAAGCCCGCAGTGCCGCGAAATAACGGGCTACGCCGAAGAGGAGCTGCTGCATCAGAATGCCTCCTGGCTCGATACCCTGCAATTGGAAAACAAGGAAGACATGCTGCACACCCTTCTGCCTAACTTAAAGCAGGGCCTGCGGCAGCAACACGCCATTCGGATTCGGACAAAGGCCGGCCAGGTCAGGTGGCTGGAACTGCGGCTTTCGCCTATGCTGGATGAGAGCGGAAACCTGCTGCGCATTGATGGCTCTGCCACCGATATTACCCTGTTTAAAGCCGAGGAAGCGCAACGCAACGAACTGACCGAACAGCTAATTAAGCAAAACCAGAACCTGCAGCAGTTTACCTACATCGTATCGCATAACCTGCGTGCGCCCATTGCCAATATTTTAGGCCTGACCTCCATTTACAACTACGCACAGCCGAATGCCCTCATGAACCGGCGGGTGGTGGATAACCTGGCAAAATCAGCGCAGCTGCTCGATACTACTATCCGCGACCTGAACGAGATTTTGACGGTGCGCAGCCAGCTACAGCAGGTGGTGGAGGAGGTCTCGCTGGAGCAGGTACTAAAGGCTGTTCTGGAAAGTATGCCTCAGGAAAAAAATGATGCAATAATAACCTATAACTTCGAAGCTGCCCCAAAGGTGCTGGCGATTCGTAGCTATGTACAAAGTATTATAACTAATTTAATAACAAACGCTTTTAAATACAAATCGCCACATCGGAAATTGCATTTAACACTTTCCACTTCTCAATTTCCTGATTATATTTGCCTGAGCGTTTCAGATAATGGCTTGGGCCTGGACCTGGCAACGATTAAAGATAAGCTGTTCGGATTGTACAAAAGATTTCATCCGCAGATAGAAGGTAAGGGCCTGGGCCTGCACCTTGTAAAAACACAGGCAGAGCTGCTGAACGGCAAAGTTGAGGTTGAAAGCCAGGTAGGGATAGGCACCACATTTAATATTTATTTCAGGAGATAA